A genome region from Nicotiana tabacum cultivar K326 chromosome 13, ASM71507v2, whole genome shotgun sequence includes the following:
- the LOC107805682 gene encoding systemin receptor SR160-like, with product MKPHNSALYEHHFSLNKIFLLSYYLQPLFILLIIFFLPPASPASVNGLLKDSQQLLSFKSSLPNTQTQLQNWLSSTDPCSFTGVSCKNSRVSSIDLTNTFLSVDFTLVSSYLLGLSNLESLVLKNANLSGSLSSAAKSQCGVSLNLIDLAENTISGPASDISSFGPCSNLKSLNLSKNLMDPPSKELKASTFSLQVLDLSFNNISGQNLFTWLSSMRFVELEYFSVKGNKLAGNIPELDFKNLSYLDLSANNFSTGFPSFKDCSNLEHLDLSSNKIYGDIGASLSSCGKLSFLNLTNNQIVGLVPKLPSESLEFLYLRGNAFQGVFPSQLADLCKTIVELDLSFNNFSGLVPESLGSCSSLELLDISNNNFSGKLPVDTLLKLSNLKTMVLSFNNFIGGLPESFSNLLKLETLDVSSNNITGVIPFGICKDPMSSLKVLYLQNNWFIGPIPDSLSNCSQLVSLDLSFNYLTGKIPSSLGSLSKLKDLILWLNQLSGEIPQELMYLKSLENLILDFNDLTGSIPASLSNCTNLNWISMSNNLLSGEIPASLGGLPNLAILKLGNNSISGSIPAELGNCQSLIWLDLNTNLLNGSIPGPLFKQSGNIAVAFLTGKRYVYIKNDGSKECHGAGNLLEFGGIRQEQLDRISTRHPCNFTRVYRGITQPTFNHNGSMIFLDLSYNKLEGSIPKELGSMYYLSILNLGHNDFSGVIPQELGGLKNVAILDLSYNRLNGSIPNSLTSLTLLGDLDLSNNNLTGPIPESAPFDTFPDYRFANNSLCGYPLQPCGSVGNSNSSQHQKSHRKQASLAGSVAMGLLFSLFCIFGLIIVAIETKKRRKKKEAALEAYMDGHSNSATANSAWKFTSAREALSINLAAFEKPLRKLTFADLLEATNGFHNDSLIGSGGFGDVYKAQLKDGSVVAIKKLIHVSGQGDREFTAEMETIGKIKHRNLVPLLGYCKVGEERLLVYEYMKYGSLEDVLHDRKKNGIKLNWHARRKIAIGAARGLAFLHHNCIPHIIHRDMKSSNVLLDENLEARVSDFGMARLMSAMDTHLSVSTLAGTPGYVPPEYYQSFRCSTKGDVYSYGVVLLELLTGRTPTDSADFGDNNIVGWVRQHAKLKISDVFDRELLKEDQSIEIELLQHLKVACACLDDRHWKRPTMIQVMAMFKEIQAGSGIDSSSTIAADDVNFSAVEGGIEMGISESIKEGNELSKHL from the coding sequence ATGAAACCTCACAACAGTGCTTTGTATGAACACCATTTTAGCTTAAACAAGATTTTCTTGCTCAGTTATTATCTACAACCACTCTTTATTCTCCTCATAATCTTCTTTCTCCCTCCTGCTTCTCCTGCTTCTGTTAATGGCCTTCTCAAAGACTCTCAACAGCTTCTCTCCTTTAAATCCTCACTTCCCAATACACAAACTCAGCTTCAGAACTGGTTGTCATCTACAGACCCTTGTAGTTTCACTGGCGTTTCATGCAAGAACTCTAGAGTTTCCTCTATAGATCTTACCAACACTTTTCTAAGTGTTGACTTCACTTTGGTCTCTTCCTATTTGCTTGGCCTCTCAAATTTGGAGTCTTTAGTGTTAAAGAATGCTAATCTCAGTGGTTCTTTAAGTTCTGCTGCTAAATCCCAATGTGGGGTTTCTTTGAACTTAATAGATCTAGCCGAAAACACAATTTCAGGGCCTGCTTCTGATATCTCTAGCTTTGGTCCTTGTTCAAACCTTAAGTCTCTTAATCTTTCCAAGAATTTAATGGACCCTCCTTCTAAAGAACTTAAAGCTTCAACCTTTAGCCTCCAAGTTCTTGATCTTTCTTTTAACAATATCTCAGGCCAAAACTTGTTTACTTGGCTTTCATCTATGAGGTTTGTTGAGCTCGAGTACTTTTCTGTCAAGGGTAATAAACTAGCTGGAAATATTCCTGAATTGGACTTCAAGAATTTGTCATATTTGGATCTTTCTGCCAATAATTTCTCAACTGGTTTCCCTTCATTCAAAGATTGCTCAAATTTGGAGCACTTGGATTTGTCCTCCAACAAGATTTATGGTGATATTGGTGCTTCACTTTCTTCATGTGGGAAGCTCAGTTTTCTCAACCTTACCAATAACCAGATTGTGGGGTTAGTCCCTAAGCTACCAAGTGAAAGCCTAGAGTTTTTGTACTTAAGAGGGAATGCTTTTCAGGGTGTTTTTCCAAGCCAACTTGCTGATTTGTGTAAAACTATAGTGGAATTGGACTTGTCTTTCAATAATTTCTCAGGTTTGGTTCCTGAGAGTCTTGGTTCATGTTCTAGTTTGGAGCTTCTTGATATTTCCAACAATAATTTCTCTGGTAAGTTGCCTGTTGATACCCTCTTGAAATTGAGTAATTTGAAGACTATGGTCTTGTCATTCAATAATTTTATTGGTGGTTTACCTGAGTCTTTCTCCAACTTGCTGAAATTGGAGACTTTGGACGTGAGTTCTAATAATATCACAGGGGTTATTCCTTTTGGTATTTGTAAAGATCCTATGAGTAGCTTGAAAGTGTTGTACCTTCAGAATAATTGGTTTATAGGCCCTATACCTGACAGTCTAAGCAACTGTTCCCAGTTGGTGTCACTTGATCTTAGCTTTAATTACTTGACTGGGAAAATACCATCTAGTTTGGGGTCATTGTCAAAGTTGAAAGATCTTATCCTTTGGTTGAATCAGCTCTCAGGGGAAATCCCACAGGAGTTGATGTACTTGAAATCATTGGAGAATTTGATTCTTGATTTTAATGACTTAACTGGATCAATCCCTGCAAGTCTTAGCAACTGTACCAATTTGAATTGGATTTCAATGTCAAATAACCTGTTGAGCGGCGAGATACCGGCTTCTTTGGGTGGTTTGCCCAATCTAGCCATTCTAAAGCTTGGGAACAACTCAATCTCAGGGAGTATCCCTGCTGAGTTGGGTAATTGCCAGAGCTTGATATGGTTGGATCTCAATACTAATCTCTTGAACGGCTCCATTCCGGGGCCTTTATTCAAGCAATCTGGCAATATTGCAGTGGCGTTCCTCACCGGCAAGCGTTATGTGTATATCAAGAATGATGGAAGTAAGGAGTGTCATGGAGCAGGGAATTTGCTGGAATTTGGAGGGATTAGACAGGAACAGCTAGATAGAATCTCAACAAGGCATCCTTGCAATTTCACAAGAGTTTATAGAGGTATTACTCAGCCAACATTTAACCACAATGGCTCTATGATTTTTCTTGACTTGTCTTATAATAAATTGGAAGGTAGTATCCCAAAGGAATTGGGGTCCATGTACTATCTGTCTATATTGAATTTGGGGCATAATGATTTCTCTGGTGTGATTCCTCAAGAACTTGGAGGGTTGAAGAATGTAGCAATTCTTGATCTGTCGTATAATAGGTTGAATGGATCGATTCCGAATTCCCTCACCAGCCTTACTTTGCTTGGAGATCTTGACCTGTCGAACAATAATCTCACTGGACCTATTCCTGAGTCAGCTCCATTTGATACATTCCCGGATTATAGATTTGCGAATAATTCGCTTTGTGGGTATCCTCTTCAACCTTGTGGCTCGGTAGGGAATTCGAACTCAAGCCAGCACCAGAAGTCTCACCGCAAACAAGCATCGTTGGCAGGGAGTGTGGCGATGGGTTTGTTGTTCTCCCTCTTTTGCATCTTTGgtttgattattgttgccatagaaacgaagaagaggaggaagaagaaggaggcTGCTCTTGAGGCGTATATGGATGGTCATTCCAATTCTGCAACTGCAAACAGCGCGTGGAAGTTCACTAGTGCTCGTGAGGCATTAAGCATCAACCTCGCCGCATTTGAGAAGCCTCTAAGGAAGCTCACATTTGCAGATCTTCTCGAGGCCACCAACGGCTTCCACAACGACAGTCTTATCGGGTCTGGTGGTTTTGGTGATGTCTACAAGGCTCAGTTGAAGGATGGCAGTGTTGTAGCCATTAAGAAGTTGATTCATGTCAGCGGACAAGGTGATCGAGAATTCACAGCTGAAATGGAAACTATTGGGAAGATTAAGCACCGGAATCTTGTTCCTCTTTTGGGATACTGCAAAGTAGGTGAAGAAAGACTGTTGGTTTATGAATACATGAAATATGGAAGTCTTGAAGATGTTCTGCACGATCGGAAGAAAAATGGGATCAAGCTTAATTGGCATGCAAGAAGGAAAATTGCCATTGGAGCTGCTAGAGGGTTGGCTTTCCTACATCATAACTGCATTCCGCACATTATTCACAGGGACATGAAATCAAGTAATGTCTTGCTTGATGAAAATTTGGAAGCCAGAGTATCCGATTTCGGAATGGCAAGGCTAATGAGTGCTATGGACACTCATTTGAGTGTGAGTACCCTAGCAGGAACTCCCGGATATGTTCCTCCTGAATATTACCAGAGCTTTAGGTGTTCGACGAAAGGAGATGTTTATAGTTATGGTGTTGTTTTACTTGAGCTTCTAACCGGCAGAACACCAACGGATTCAGCTGATTTTGGCGACAATAATATTGTTGGATGGGTAAGGCAGCATGCTAAGCTGAAAATAAGTGATGTCTTCGATCGAGAACTATTGAAAGAAGATCAAAGCATTGAGATTGAACTTCTACAACACTTAAAGGTAGCTTGTGCTTGCTTAGATGATCGACATTGGAAGCGTCCAACGATGATTCAAGTTATGGCAATGTTCAAGGAGATTCAAGCAGGGTCAGGCATCGATTCCTCGTCCACGATTGCAGCTGATGATGTCAATTTTAGTGCAGTTGAaggagggatagaaatgggcaTAAGTGAAAGTATAAAAGAAGGAAATGAGCTGAGCAAACACCTATGA